The Legionella cincinnatiensis genome includes a region encoding these proteins:
- the smc gene encoding chromosome segregation protein SMC: protein MHLKQLKLAGFKSFVDPTVVHFPSQLVAVVGPNGCGKSNIIDAVRWVMGESSARNLRGESMTDVIFNGSSHRKSVGQASVELVFDNSLGRLTGPFASYGEIAVKRVVTRDGDSSYYLNGSRCRRKDITDIFLGTGAGARGYSIIGQGTISQLIEAKPEELRVFLEEAAGVSKYKERRRETLQRIAHTRENLTRVADIRDELDKQLQRLERQAKAAERYLILKDEEHLCRAEILALKWQDLVSQQEAKQQQLQDLAVHYEQQQSALTKVNKERIILNEKIYDVDEQTQQIQASFYQLGTEIARLEETIQQQIREKKRLEQDQQQMQADWQAIAEQWQQDKEDLLCCQQNAQNLAEKLEQLGVQFKEQDVDYQQNQKQQTQWELQWQEVQTHANNLKREFQVAQVQAQHLEEKYQQTLLRLEKLKLEQESISVSELQQVQKKLQDQRIKLVADQEFDERQLSQSQENTEQLRTKLQEIEQQLHGVQDDFHRANTEHAALTAAQRAARQGVKKNKKGIQEWFEKPRLMDVLQVESKWQTACERVLNETLHAYVLETFDELWPQRANCERQGECVVTLRNRSTQSNARPRLMDKIYGPIPANVSPLEHIYTAEHFDEALSWLPELEEYQSIITPEGFWLGQGWVKFVNSGEQDDVGFLVRQQKIGDLSLLVQELQQRIDVLRAERDHTHLELQKGLKDVELQQLNVNASNEALRTNSSALSSNEQAIFHAEKQVITLTAECEELQFILEETAAEQCHIKEKLHSLEEQCREYEQRQEECLCEKQAWLDGLTLKKKQVEESRFQLHHAELEYDREKNKMQQLEERIQREKERLDILQERLEHIALLCLQTEEPGIELKGQLAQQLQKHSELESQLTLSREQLLQLRMELEDCEKNILNCDFEVKRIQELIAQVRMEEQALAVRASSVQESLEESELRAQVVLEQIPKGITQSIREDELIALAEKIKRLGAINLAAIEEFATEQQRKIYLDEQYNDLSQALATLESAIEKMDKETRLRLENTFEEVNTSFKALFPRLFGGGRAQLELTCDNLLEAGIVVMAQPPGKRNSTIHLLSGGEKAMTAVALVFAIFQLNPSPFCMLDEVDAPLDDVNVGRFCTLVKEMSQFVQFLFITHNKVTMELADHLIGVTMREPGVSRLVAVDVTQALAME from the coding sequence ATGCATCTGAAACAATTGAAATTAGCGGGTTTTAAATCTTTTGTTGATCCCACGGTAGTGCATTTTCCAAGTCAATTAGTAGCGGTTGTTGGCCCGAATGGTTGTGGAAAATCAAACATCATTGATGCCGTGCGTTGGGTCATGGGGGAAAGCTCTGCACGAAATTTGCGTGGCGAATCAATGACTGATGTCATTTTTAATGGCTCTTCTCATCGTAAATCCGTAGGTCAAGCTTCAGTTGAATTAGTATTTGATAACAGTCTTGGACGTTTAACCGGCCCTTTTGCCAGTTATGGCGAAATCGCAGTCAAGCGCGTAGTTACCCGTGATGGTGATTCTTCTTACTACCTAAATGGGAGCCGGTGTCGTCGTAAAGATATTACAGACATTTTTCTTGGTACTGGAGCTGGGGCTCGTGGTTATTCAATTATTGGGCAAGGTACTATTTCTCAGCTTATTGAGGCGAAACCTGAGGAGCTAAGGGTTTTTCTTGAGGAGGCTGCTGGAGTTTCTAAGTATAAAGAACGTCGGCGTGAGACTTTGCAACGTATTGCTCATACACGTGAAAATTTGACTCGAGTAGCAGACATTCGCGATGAATTAGACAAACAATTACAACGTTTGGAGCGACAAGCCAAAGCAGCAGAACGTTATCTCATTCTTAAAGATGAAGAACACTTATGTCGTGCAGAGATTTTGGCACTTAAATGGCAAGATTTGGTCAGTCAACAAGAAGCAAAACAGCAGCAACTACAGGATTTGGCAGTGCATTATGAGCAGCAACAAAGTGCACTCACCAAAGTGAATAAAGAACGTATTATTTTAAATGAAAAAATTTATGATGTAGATGAGCAAACCCAACAAATTCAAGCCAGTTTTTACCAATTAGGTACTGAAATTGCACGTTTGGAAGAAACCATCCAGCAACAAATACGCGAGAAGAAACGCTTGGAGCAAGACCAACAGCAAATGCAAGCGGATTGGCAGGCTATTGCGGAACAATGGCAACAGGATAAAGAAGATTTGCTTTGTTGCCAACAGAATGCTCAAAACTTAGCAGAGAAGCTTGAACAATTAGGCGTTCAATTTAAGGAGCAAGATGTCGATTACCAACAAAATCAAAAACAGCAGACACAATGGGAGCTACAGTGGCAAGAAGTTCAAACGCATGCCAACAATCTAAAAAGAGAATTTCAAGTGGCCCAAGTGCAAGCACAGCATTTAGAAGAAAAGTATCAACAAACGCTTTTAAGACTAGAAAAACTTAAATTAGAGCAAGAATCTATCTCTGTAAGCGAATTGCAACAGGTACAAAAAAAACTACAAGACCAACGTATTAAGCTCGTTGCCGATCAAGAGTTTGATGAACGCCAATTAAGTCAAAGCCAAGAAAATACAGAGCAATTACGTACTAAGTTACAAGAAATCGAGCAGCAGTTACATGGCGTGCAAGATGATTTTCATCGAGCGAATACGGAGCATGCTGCATTAACGGCAGCTCAACGTGCGGCGCGACAAGGTGTGAAAAAAAATAAAAAAGGCATTCAAGAGTGGTTTGAAAAACCACGATTAATGGATGTTTTACAGGTCGAGAGTAAATGGCAAACTGCGTGTGAGCGAGTATTGAATGAAACATTGCATGCCTATGTTTTAGAAACTTTTGATGAACTATGGCCGCAACGCGCAAATTGTGAACGCCAGGGTGAATGCGTTGTTACTTTGAGAAATAGAAGCACTCAGTCTAATGCTCGTCCACGTCTTATGGATAAAATATATGGACCAATACCTGCAAATGTATCTCCATTAGAACATATTTATACGGCTGAACATTTTGACGAAGCATTAAGCTGGTTGCCTGAATTAGAGGAATATCAATCGATTATTACTCCAGAAGGTTTTTGGTTGGGACAAGGATGGGTAAAATTTGTTAATTCTGGAGAACAAGATGATGTAGGTTTTTTGGTACGCCAACAAAAAATCGGAGATTTGTCATTGCTCGTTCAAGAGTTACAACAAAGGATAGATGTGCTAAGAGCAGAACGTGATCATACTCATCTAGAATTACAAAAGGGTTTAAAAGATGTTGAATTGCAACAGCTCAATGTCAATGCTAGTAATGAAGCATTAAGGACAAATAGTTCAGCGCTAAGTAGTAATGAACAAGCGATTTTTCATGCAGAAAAACAAGTAATTACTTTAACTGCAGAATGTGAGGAGTTGCAATTTATTCTGGAAGAAACTGCAGCTGAACAATGTCATATCAAAGAAAAATTGCATTCCTTAGAAGAGCAATGTCGTGAATATGAGCAGCGACAAGAAGAATGTTTATGCGAAAAACAAGCATGGTTAGATGGCTTAACATTAAAAAAGAAACAAGTAGAAGAATCTCGATTTCAGCTGCATCATGCAGAGCTGGAATATGATCGAGAAAAAAACAAAATGCAACAGCTTGAAGAGCGTATTCAGAGAGAAAAAGAACGTTTAGATATTTTGCAAGAACGTCTTGAGCATATAGCGTTGCTTTGTTTGCAAACTGAAGAACCAGGAATAGAACTTAAAGGTCAACTAGCACAACAATTACAAAAACATAGCGAGTTAGAGTCACAATTAACGTTAAGCAGAGAGCAATTGTTACAGTTGAGAATGGAGCTTGAAGATTGTGAGAAAAATATTTTAAACTGTGATTTTGAGGTCAAACGCATTCAGGAGCTCATCGCACAAGTTCGTATGGAAGAGCAAGCTTTAGCAGTGCGAGCAAGCTCAGTACAAGAATCATTAGAGGAGTCTGAATTACGAGCCCAAGTCGTATTAGAGCAGATACCAAAGGGTATAACCCAAAGCATACGTGAAGATGAATTAATTGCTCTTGCAGAGAAAATTAAACGTTTAGGGGCAATTAATCTAGCGGCAATTGAGGAGTTTGCTACTGAGCAGCAACGTAAAATATATTTAGACGAACAATATAATGATTTAAGCCAAGCTTTGGCAACTCTGGAATCTGCCATTGAAAAGATGGACAAAGAAACCCGATTGCGATTGGAAAATACTTTTGAGGAAGTAAATACCTCATTTAAAGCACTTTTCCCACGGCTGTTTGGTGGGGGAAGAGCACAGCTTGAATTAACTTGTGATAATCTGTTGGAAGCTGGTATTGTAGTAATGGCACAACCTCCAGGAAAACGCAATAGTACGATTCATTTGTTATCTGGAGGGGAGAAGGCAATGACTGCAGTAGCATTGGTATTTGCTATTTTTCAGTTAAATCCTTCACCATTTTGTATGTTGGATGAAGTAGATGCACCTTTAGATGATGTAAATGTGGGGCGTTTTTGCACTTTGGTGAAAGAAATGTCACAATTTGTGCAATTTCTCTTTATAACACACAATAAAGTTACGATGGAGTTAGCGGATCATTTGATTGGGGTAACTATGCGTGAACCTGGGGTATCTCGCTTGGTTGCGGTTGATGTAACACAAGCTTTGGCGATGGAGTAG
- a CDS encoding HAD family acid phosphatase, whose protein sequence is MKHLVTRSLSAITLGAMILFSGPTFAEPPNLALAKNELKNYYDSGDYQKELTQVIQKAQEYINQQANLNEKEKAPNKLAIVLDIDETSLSNYNSMIQRDFGGNRKQYHQDIMAANAPAIKPMLALYQDALAHNVTVFFVTGRNESERKATEQNLIKEGYSQWAGLYLRPMDYSSKSIIPFKSHTRKTITEKGYTIVASIGDQYSDLKGGYAQKVFKLPNPYYYLP, encoded by the coding sequence ATGAAGCATTTAGTTACCCGATCACTTAGCGCAATAACATTAGGTGCAATGATACTATTTTCGGGGCCAACTTTTGCAGAACCTCCTAATTTGGCTTTAGCAAAGAATGAGCTCAAAAATTATTATGACTCAGGAGATTACCAAAAAGAGCTAACGCAAGTTATTCAGAAAGCCCAAGAATATATCAATCAACAAGCCAATCTTAATGAAAAAGAAAAAGCTCCCAATAAACTTGCGATTGTTTTAGACATTGATGAGACCAGCTTATCTAATTACAATTCAATGATTCAACGTGATTTTGGTGGGAATCGAAAGCAATATCATCAAGACATAATGGCTGCAAATGCCCCAGCCATTAAGCCTATGCTTGCTTTATATCAAGATGCCCTTGCTCATAATGTCACAGTATTTTTTGTCACCGGAAGAAATGAATCAGAGCGCAAAGCTACAGAGCAAAATTTAATAAAAGAAGGCTATAGTCAATGGGCTGGTCTCTATTTACGCCCTATGGATTACTCATCCAAATCCATCATTCCATTTAAATCGCATACACGAAAAACAATCACGGAAAAAGGTTATACAATTGTTGCCTCCATAGGTGATCAATACAGCGACCTAAAAGGCGGGTATGCTCAAAAAGTATTTAAATTACCGAACCCCTATTACTATTTACCTTAA
- a CDS encoding acetylpolyamine aminohydrolase: MMHQYFFRQRTSSGVHEAKTQDCCIQIPSFNDIDQMHGMPAGAEEDQFNRLKHMSQLISEICVSDSDLSVMDTDQVKLPRCWSQLFTAMNKGDVQAALKCFAKIPEEDTILNAILKVHTLEYLQQIIIDCIQAQHKGWKQLSSDIVITPKTLEVLIKDIAMTLEHSGKIHFSFGLPTHHAYSNEGSGFCILNKTAILLKYVQSLHKKPLKHIIIGTDVNRDDGLCNILMKSATDMDICHIDIFDSRVYPQQDNSFINKLFKKKGKDEGQEIHSWAKGNLQYFAVDLSVTTRKPGTIHPALVFALEEIEAQIESAKEKGQKIALFLPTGWDSHEAETAYCGKFVDGKLMSKAEAKRTRFNEADLTYFYENLFQMVQENREHIERVYWGLEGGYDRSMYEQQIRLLMSLILNKLVPQDNYQIDSDDSSMKID; the protein is encoded by the coding sequence ATGATGCATCAATATTTTTTTAGACAACGAACTTCTTCTGGAGTGCATGAAGCAAAAACTCAAGACTGCTGTATTCAAATTCCCTCATTTAATGATATCGATCAAATGCATGGAATGCCTGCTGGTGCTGAAGAAGATCAGTTCAATCGCTTAAAGCATATGAGCCAATTAATCTCAGAAATTTGCGTTAGTGATTCCGATTTATCAGTTATGGATACGGATCAAGTTAAGTTGCCTCGCTGTTGGAGTCAATTATTTACTGCAATGAATAAAGGAGATGTGCAAGCCGCATTAAAATGTTTTGCTAAAATTCCTGAAGAAGATACGATACTTAATGCCATACTAAAAGTTCATACTCTAGAATATCTACAGCAAATTATTATTGATTGCATCCAAGCGCAGCATAAAGGATGGAAACAATTAAGCTCAGATATTGTAATTACGCCTAAAACTTTAGAAGTCTTAATTAAAGATATAGCAATGACCTTAGAACATTCAGGAAAAATCCATTTTTCTTTTGGGTTACCAACGCATCATGCTTATAGTAATGAGGGTAGTGGGTTTTGTATTTTGAATAAAACAGCGATATTACTTAAATACGTGCAAAGCTTACACAAGAAACCACTGAAACACATTATTATAGGAACAGATGTGAATCGCGATGATGGTTTATGCAATATTTTAATGAAATCTGCTACAGATATGGATATATGCCATATCGATATTTTTGATTCACGTGTTTATCCTCAACAGGATAATTCTTTTATCAATAAATTATTCAAGAAAAAGGGTAAGGATGAGGGACAAGAAATTCATTCATGGGCAAAGGGAAATTTACAGTATTTTGCTGTAGATTTAAGCGTCACAACTCGTAAACCTGGAACCATTCACCCTGCTTTGGTTTTTGCTCTAGAGGAAATCGAAGCTCAAATAGAGAGCGCAAAAGAAAAAGGTCAGAAAATAGCACTTTTTTTACCAACGGGTTGGGATTCTCATGAAGCTGAAACAGCTTATTGCGGAAAATTTGTTGATGGCAAGTTAATGAGTAAAGCAGAAGCAAAAAGAACACGTTTTAATGAAGCGGATTTAACTTATTTTTATGAGAATCTCTTTCAAATGGTTCAAGAAAATAGGGAGCATATTGAGAGAGTATATTGGGGCTTAGAAGGAGGCTATGATCGTTCTATGTATGAGCAACAAATCCGTTTATTGATGTCTCTTATTTTGAACAAGTTAGTACCTCAGGATAATTATCAAATTGACTCTGATGATAGCTCTATGAAAATCGATTAA